A window of the Vanessa cardui chromosome 25, ilVanCard2.1, whole genome shotgun sequence genome harbors these coding sequences:
- the LOC124540370 gene encoding uncharacterized protein LOC124540370 — protein sequence MEIKAIKLKLSQYCTVYQAELLAIQKATEEIGKIRTPTFAIFSDSMAALQTIQNPNALHPLAVQTRENLHDLSLQGKVVILFWIKAHAGLKGNERADHLAKEAALKSKRRPDYDQCPISFVKRSIRTETLEEWNTRYAAGDTASVTKIFFPNAKTAYRVVRKFNATRLTTQILTGHGGFSEYLHRFKCKASPSCICDPGIDENVNHLLFECPVFGRIRSELECELEMEINSGTAEIIMQSKKREKFLTYCSRITEMVTNRNKTS from the coding sequence ATGGAAATTAAggcaataaaattgaaattatcacAGTACTGCACGGTATACCAAGCGGAACTTTTGGCCATCCAAAAGGCAACAGAGGAAATTGGGAAAATTAGGACTCCGACATTCGCAATTTTCAGCGATTCCATGGCGGCACTACAGACTATTCAAAATCCTAATGCCTTGCATCCACTTGCTGTACAAACCAGAGAAAACCTACACGATCTATCTCTACAGGGCAAAGTTGTTATTTTGTTCTGGATCAAAGCACATGCAGGGTTAAAAGGAAATGAGAGGGCTGACCATCTAGCCAAAGAAGCCGCACTAAAATCTAAGCGACGACCGGACTACGATCAGTGCCCCATATCGTTTGTTAAGCGAAGTATTAGAACGGAAACACTTGAAGAGTGGAATACAAGATACGCAGCAGGCGATACGGCATCAGTAACGAAGATATTCTTCCCAAATGCTAAAACAGCCTACCGTGTAGTACGAAAGTTCAATGCCACACGATTAACTACGCAAATACTAACGGGTCATGGTGGGTTTTCGGAATACCTGCACCGTTTTAAGTGCAAGGCGAGCCCATCATGCATCTGTGACCCAGGAATAGACGAAAATGTTAACCACCTTTTATTTGAATGCCCCGTTTTTGGAAGAATAAGATCAGAACTAGAGTGCGAGCTGGAAATGGAAATAAATTCAGGGACCGCGGAAATAATTATGCAGAGTAAGAAGAGAGAAAAATTTTTAACGTACTGCTCAAGAATAACAGAAATGGTAACGAACAGAAATAAAACATCATAA